A region of Leclercia adecarboxylata DNA encodes the following proteins:
- a CDS encoding tyrosine-type recombinase/integrase has protein sequence MALTDIKVRSAKPQEKEYTLVDGDGMFLLIHPNGSKYWRFRFRFGGKQHLMAFGVYPETSLADARQKREEARKLVAAGIDPRQHKRAVKEEQAKEAITFESVAREWHATNKKWSEEHSRRVLKSLEDNLFHAIGKCSIEKLRTRDLLAPIKVVETTGRFEVASRLQQRTTAIMRYAVQSGLIDYNPAQEMAGAVVSSNRVHRPALELKRLPELLHRIDGYTGRAMTRLAVELTLLIFIRSSELRFARWSEIDFETAMWTIPAEREAIEGVKHSQRGSKMRTPHLVPLSRQALDILKQVHKLSGNRDFVFVGDHNPRKPMSENTVNKALRVMGYDTKVEVCGHGFRTMACSSLIESGLWSRDAVERQMSHMERNSVRAAYIHKAEHLDERRLMLQWWADYLDANRTKEVSPFSFEK, from the coding sequence ATGGCTCTGACAGATATCAAAGTGCGTTCTGCGAAACCGCAGGAAAAGGAGTACACCCTTGTCGATGGGGATGGCATGTTTTTGCTTATTCACCCTAACGGCTCAAAATACTGGCGGTTCCGCTTTCGCTTTGGTGGAAAGCAGCATCTGATGGCGTTTGGGGTTTATCCTGAAACGTCATTAGCTGATGCTCGCCAAAAGAGGGAAGAGGCCAGAAAGCTTGTTGCTGCAGGCATCGATCCCCGTCAACACAAACGTGCGGTGAAAGAAGAGCAGGCGAAAGAAGCCATTACCTTTGAGTCAGTTGCCAGAGAGTGGCATGCAACTAACAAGAAATGGTCAGAGGAACACAGTCGACGGGTGCTTAAAAGTCTTGAAGATAATCTGTTCCATGCAATTGGCAAATGTAGTATTGAGAAGCTGAGAACCCGCGATCTGCTTGCTCCTATTAAAGTTGTAGAAACTACAGGCCGTTTTGAAGTTGCTTCTCGTCTTCAGCAACGGACAACTGCCATCATGCGGTATGCAGTTCAAAGTGGCTTGATTGATTACAACCCGGCCCAAGAGATGGCTGGAGCAGTTGTTTCTAGTAACCGTGTCCATCGCCCTGCACTTGAGCTGAAACGCCTACCTGAACTGCTCCACCGAATTGACGGTTACACGGGACGAGCTATGACCCGCTTGGCCGTTGAGCTCACCTTGTTGATCTTTATTCGTTCCAGTGAATTGCGCTTTGCGCGTTGGTCTGAAATCGATTTTGAAACGGCAATGTGGACTATACCGGCAGAACGAGAAGCTATCGAAGGAGTGAAGCATTCACAACGAGGGTCTAAAATGCGCACACCTCATCTTGTGCCGTTATCTCGGCAAGCACTGGACATCCTCAAACAGGTTCATAAGCTCAGTGGAAATCGTGATTTTGTTTTTGTTGGCGATCATAACCCTCGTAAGCCCATGAGTGAAAATACGGTCAATAAGGCACTGCGCGTTATGGGATATGACACTAAGGTAGAGGTTTGTGGGCATGGATTCAGGACAATGGCCTGTAGCTCGCTGATTGAGTCAGGGCTTTGGTCGAGAGATGCAGTTGAACGGCAGATGAGCCATATGGAACGTAACTCAGTGCGGGCTGCTTACATTCATAAGGCGGAGCACTTAGATGAGCGAAGATTGATGTTGCAATGGTGGGCTGATTATTTAGATGCAAACCGAACAAAGGAAGTTAGCCCATTTAGTTTTGAAAAGTAG
- a CDS encoding DEAD/DEAH box helicase: MLNFDKIGVGNVVNTSYSPREIFQALPKKDNANFQYPRDVQSEVWTKWQDSRDSTNTIIKMNTGGGKTVVGLIILKSCLNEKKGPAVYLVPDNYLVQQVINEANKLGISVTTDETSVGFLAGNDILVANIYKLVNGKSRFGVGSEGIKIPIGSIIIDDAHACLNTVESQFTARIIKREKGDLYHQLLSIFSHDMANQNYVKYSEILNDDYAALQEISFWAWQQKIEEVTQLLVQHNKCEDLLFSLPLIKEKLSLCKCVISAKSIEITPHIVPIDIFPSLENAYRKIYMTATLADDSILSTHFGVQPNEVKNCITPERAGDIGERLIILPQVLNPKIYDKDIKEICQKISSRHNVVVICPSEYRAKEWADISHQTLKGENLNDGIHKLKTSHVGLTVLINRYDGIDLPKDACRLLVVDGLPNDGNNIEKIKNGILLGSKEGSIRTIQRIEQGMGRGVRSNDDYCVVMLLGPQLANLLYVNDAKNYFSPATKSQIELSEQIAQQLTSPSPDEIIQVMDYCLSRNEQWMAASKGVLSKLTYQQPLNENNFNNMLFKAFSLASRNSYPAACRIIEDYCNSCSDKKLKGYAKQILAEYTNFYDPSESQKILKSANELNQRLLKPIQGIQFNKIDQELQVQALKLNNYVQERYNSSNNLLIHLNSILDDLQFKPSSSNRFEAAIYEIGKLIGYESERPEEKYKEGPDNLWAINKGEYLVIECKNEATNETISKYYCNQLNGSGIWFKNNYDHFSKMTPILIHPSINIESAASLEPNSRIMDAEKLSYFKSNIQSFFNALVANSELGNIDAIRQKLAFFKLQSTDLVEQYTKPFNQR; this comes from the coding sequence ATGTTAAACTTTGATAAAATAGGTGTTGGCAATGTAGTAAACACATCATATTCACCACGTGAGATATTTCAAGCATTACCTAAAAAGGATAATGCAAACTTTCAATACCCAAGAGATGTTCAATCGGAAGTATGGACTAAATGGCAGGACAGCAGGGATTCAACGAATACTATTATAAAAATGAATACAGGAGGTGGGAAAACAGTTGTTGGCCTAATAATCCTAAAAAGTTGCTTAAATGAAAAAAAAGGGCCTGCTGTCTATTTAGTTCCAGACAATTATCTAGTTCAACAAGTTATTAATGAAGCAAATAAGCTAGGAATATCAGTTACAACCGATGAGACATCTGTAGGTTTTTTAGCCGGAAATGATATTTTAGTAGCGAACATTTATAAGTTAGTAAATGGAAAAAGCAGGTTCGGAGTTGGTAGCGAAGGAATTAAGATCCCAATTGGTAGCATTATTATTGATGATGCGCATGCTTGCCTCAACACTGTTGAATCTCAATTTACAGCCCGCATAATTAAAAGAGAGAAAGGTGATTTATATCATCAACTACTATCTATTTTCTCACATGACATGGCAAATCAAAATTATGTAAAATATAGTGAGATACTAAATGATGATTATGCTGCACTGCAGGAAATTTCATTTTGGGCTTGGCAACAAAAAATAGAGGAAGTCACCCAGTTATTAGTCCAGCATAATAAATGCGAAGACCTTTTATTTTCATTACCCCTCATAAAAGAAAAACTTAGCCTTTGCAAATGTGTAATTAGTGCTAAAAGTATAGAAATCACTCCTCATATTGTACCTATTGATATTTTTCCTTCTCTAGAGAATGCCTACCGAAAAATATATATGACAGCAACACTCGCAGACGATAGTATCTTATCAACACATTTCGGAGTGCAGCCTAATGAGGTAAAAAATTGTATAACTCCAGAAAGAGCAGGTGATATTGGTGAACGCCTAATCATCTTACCTCAAGTCCTCAACCCTAAAATATATGATAAAGATATTAAAGAAATATGTCAGAAAATTTCATCAAGGCATAATGTTGTCGTTATTTGCCCTTCTGAATATAGAGCAAAAGAGTGGGCTGATATTTCACACCAAACACTGAAAGGAGAAAATTTAAATGATGGAATCCATAAACTAAAAACTAGTCATGTTGGCTTAACCGTTTTAATAAATCGCTATGATGGAATTGATTTACCTAAAGATGCTTGCCGTTTACTTGTCGTCGATGGGTTACCTAATGACGGAAATAACATTGAAAAAATTAAAAATGGTATATTGTTAGGAAGCAAAGAAGGAAGTATTAGAACCATTCAGCGGATTGAGCAGGGTATGGGGAGAGGGGTTAGATCTAATGATGACTATTGTGTTGTGATGTTGTTAGGACCGCAACTAGCTAATTTATTATATGTTAATGATGCTAAAAATTATTTTTCACCTGCCACTAAATCTCAAATTGAATTATCTGAACAAATTGCACAGCAATTAACATCTCCTAGTCCAGATGAAATAATCCAAGTTATGGATTATTGTTTATCACGTAATGAACAATGGATGGCAGCAAGTAAAGGTGTCCTATCTAAATTAACATACCAACAGCCACTAAACGAAAATAACTTTAATAACATGCTGTTTAAGGCTTTTTCCTTAGCTAGCAGAAATAGTTACCCAGCCGCATGCAGAATAATTGAAGACTATTGTAACTCTTGTTCAGATAAAAAGCTAAAGGGATATGCTAAACAAATACTAGCTGAATATACTAATTTTTACGACCCAAGCGAATCACAAAAAATATTAAAGTCGGCTAATGAATTAAATCAAAGACTTCTAAAACCTATTCAAGGTATACAATTCAATAAAATCGATCAAGAATTACAAGTTCAAGCGTTGAAACTAAATAATTACGTACAAGAACGATATAATTCAAGCAACAACCTTCTCATTCATTTAAATTCTATATTAGATGATCTTCAATTCAAACCTAGCTCATCTAATCGATTTGAAGCTGCTATTTATGAGATTGGAAAGCTAATCGGTTATGAAAGTGAAAGACCTGAAGAGAAATACAAGGAAGGCCCCGATAACCTTTGGGCAATTAATAAAGGAGAGTATCTGGTTATTGAATGTAAAAATGAAGCTACTAATGAAACCATTTCAAAGTATTATTGCAATCAACTTAATGGCTCAGGAATTTGGTTTAAAAATAATTATGATCATTTTAGCAAAATGACTCCAATATTAATCCATCCATCCATAAATATCGAGTCAGCCGCATCTTTGGAACCAAACTCTAGAATCATGGACGCTGAAAAACTGAGCTATTTTAAAAGCAATATCCAATCTTTCTTTAATGCTCTTGTAGCCAATAGCGAACTCGGTAATATTGATGCAATAAGACAAAAACTGGCTTTCTTTAAATTGCAATCAACGGATCTTGTTGAACAATATACAAAACCATTCAATCAAAGATAG
- the argL gene encoding putative translational regulatory protein ArgL, with product MMLDGVQRIRIAAVFQQFFNNQSRLFALFFQQFWVCHGSFLFKVRQILLFSHTDVFASTFVRKICETGLQVNINTYKVNFNSISGLCHVRIKCLNCIKNTS from the coding sequence ATGATGCTCGATGGTGTACAGCGCATCCGGATCGCTGCCGTCTTCCAGCAGTTCTTCAATAATCAGTCGCGTCTCTTCGCGCTGTTCTTCCAGCAGTTCTGGGTTTGCCATGGCTCGTTCCTCTTTAAAGTGCGGCAGATACTTCTATTTTCACACACGGATGTGTTTGCCTCCACCTTTGTAAGAAAGATTTGTGAAACGGGGTTGCAAGTGAATATTAATACTTATAAAGTGAATTTTAATTCAATAAGTGGCCTTTGCCATGTGAGGATAAAATGTCTGAACTGTATAAAAAACACTTCCTGA
- the miaE gene encoding tRNA isopentenyl-2-thiomethyl-A-37 hydroxylase MiaE: MDYPQILAPVLNFLQCPTPPAWIDKARDPANLPLLLTDHMVCELKAAQTALLLVRKYVADESGADALLEWLRPYEAFTFREGPEPDFVALHKQIGKSVMPKTDDPWGQALIDSMVLLIKEELHHFWQVREAMLMRNIPYIKITASRYAKGMLKAVRTHEPLTLIDKLICGAYIEARSCERFAALAPFLDEDLQKFYLSLLRSEARHYQDYLRLAQQVSDDDITPRVKLFGEVEAELILSPDTEFRFHSGVPV; the protein is encoded by the coding sequence ATGGATTACCCGCAGATACTCGCCCCTGTTTTAAACTTCCTCCAGTGTCCGACCCCGCCAGCGTGGATTGATAAAGCCCGCGACCCGGCGAACCTGCCGCTGCTGCTCACCGACCACATGGTGTGCGAGCTCAAAGCCGCCCAGACCGCGCTGCTATTAGTGCGAAAATACGTCGCCGATGAGAGCGGAGCCGACGCACTGCTCGAGTGGCTCAGACCCTACGAAGCTTTTACCTTCCGCGAAGGTCCGGAACCGGATTTTGTCGCCCTGCACAAGCAGATTGGCAAAAGCGTGATGCCCAAGACCGACGATCCCTGGGGCCAGGCGCTCATCGACAGCATGGTGCTGTTGATTAAAGAGGAGCTGCACCATTTCTGGCAGGTGCGGGAGGCGATGCTGATGCGTAACATTCCCTACATCAAAATCACCGCCAGCCGCTACGCTAAAGGGATGCTGAAAGCCGTGCGCACCCACGAGCCGCTGACGCTAATCGACAAGCTGATTTGCGGCGCCTATATCGAAGCGCGCTCCTGTGAACGCTTCGCCGCGCTGGCGCCGTTCCTCGACGAGGATCTGCAGAAGTTTTATCTGTCGCTGCTGCGCTCCGAGGCGCGGCACTATCAGGACTATTTGCGTCTGGCGCAGCAGGTCAGCGATGACGACATCACCCCACGCGTGAAGCTGTTTGGCGAGGTGGAGGCGGAACTTATCTTATCGCCCGATACCGAGTTCCGCTTCCACAGCGGGGTGCCGGTTTAA
- the rraB gene encoding ribonuclease E inhibitor RraB: MANPELLEEQREETRLIIEELLEDGSDPDALYTIEHHFSADDFEALEKLAVEAFRLGYEVTEPEELEVEEGDTVICCDILSEGALKAELIDAQVEQLMDLAERFEVEYDGWGTYFEDPNGEEGDEEDDEDFIDEDDDGVRH; the protein is encoded by the coding sequence ATGGCAAACCCAGAACTGCTGGAAGAACAGCGCGAAGAGACGCGACTGATTATTGAAGAACTGCTGGAAGACGGCAGCGATCCGGATGCGCTGTACACCATCGAGCATCATTTCTCTGCGGATGATTTCGAAGCGCTGGAAAAGCTGGCGGTTGAAGCGTTCCGCCTGGGTTACGAAGTGACGGAGCCGGAAGAGCTGGAAGTGGAAGAGGGCGATACCGTCATCTGCTGCGATATCCTGAGCGAAGGCGCGCTGAAGGCAGAGCTGATCGACGCCCAGGTTGAACAGCTGATGGACCTGGCCGAACGTTTTGAAGTGGAATACGACGGCTGGGGCACCTACTTCGAAGATCCGAACGGCGAAGAGGGTGACGAGGAAGACGACGAAGATTTCATCGACGAAGATGACGACGGCGTGCGTCACTAA
- the argF gene encoding ornithine carbamoyltransferase — protein MSELYKKHFLKLLDFTPAQLTSLLALAAQLKSDKKKGTEVQKLTGKNIALIFEKDSTRTRCSFEVAAFDQGARVTYLGPSGSQIGHKESIKDTARVLGRMYDGIQYRGHGQEVVETLAEFAGVPVWNGLTNEFHPTQLLADLLTMQEHLPGKAFNEMVLVYTGDARNNMGNSMLEAAALTGLDLRLVAPQACWPEASLVAECSALAEKNGGKITLTEDVAAGVKGADFIYTDVWVSMGEPKEKWAERIALLRGYQVNAQMMALTGNPDVKFLHCLPAFHDDQTTLGKQMAKEFDLHGGMEVTDEVFESAASVVFDQAENRMHTIKAVMVATLGG, from the coding sequence ATGTCTGAACTGTATAAAAAACACTTCCTGAAATTGCTCGATTTTACCCCTGCACAACTCACGTCTCTTCTTGCGCTGGCGGCACAGCTGAAGTCCGATAAGAAAAAAGGCACTGAAGTACAGAAACTTACTGGCAAAAACATCGCGCTCATCTTCGAAAAAGACTCGACCCGTACCCGATGCTCTTTCGAAGTTGCCGCATTTGACCAGGGCGCACGCGTCACTTATCTCGGGCCGAGCGGCAGCCAGATTGGGCATAAAGAATCAATTAAAGATACCGCTCGCGTGCTGGGCCGGATGTACGACGGCATTCAGTATCGCGGTCATGGTCAGGAAGTGGTCGAAACCCTGGCGGAATTTGCCGGTGTGCCGGTGTGGAACGGGCTGACCAACGAGTTCCATCCGACCCAGCTGCTGGCGGACCTGCTCACCATGCAGGAGCATCTGCCGGGCAAGGCGTTTAACGAGATGGTGCTGGTCTATACCGGCGATGCGCGTAACAACATGGGTAACTCGATGCTGGAAGCGGCGGCGCTCACCGGGCTGGATCTGCGTCTGGTTGCGCCACAAGCCTGCTGGCCGGAAGCGAGCCTGGTAGCAGAGTGCAGCGCGCTGGCAGAAAAGAACGGCGGCAAAATCACCCTGACGGAAGACGTGGCGGCAGGTGTGAAGGGCGCGGACTTTATCTACACCGACGTGTGGGTGTCGATGGGCGAGCCCAAAGAGAAGTGGGCTGAACGTATCGCCCTGCTGCGTGGCTATCAGGTGAATGCCCAAATGATGGCGCTCACCGGCAACCCGGACGTCAAGTTCCTGCACTGTCTGCCAGCGTTCCACGACGATCAGACGACGCTCGGCAAGCAGATGGCGAAAGAGTTCGATCTGCACGGCGGGATGGAAGTGACGGACGAGGTATTTGAATCTGCGGCAAGCGTGGTATTTGATCAGGCTGAAAACCGCATGCACACCATTAAGGCAGTGATGGTAGCGACGCTTGGGGGTTAA
- a CDS encoding type II restriction endonuclease, with protein MDHRLRDIFRVAAGKHLSAVDADLSRSHQHEIGGLVKVGFGEVLGRPGKEEAFRFACKMVYITDEMEEPLIEDDHVTWYDSRRKSPHRSPEYRLYYHDNSVTELIQEGDFFLIAQQTNGNFLMCFAPADTSIEAQLRNLFGLTNQLEEKFQSSKISDKQLLLPVQLLLEQVGINFELEHEENEVLLGTLLELFPQGLPKSHEFSELARSRRPASPLAHPDEALMTWLAEEELLFRTYERYLVRNRLLQGFGHDGGDVDAFVDFSLSVQNRRKSRVGFAFENHLSHLFKLHGLTFEKGSSKNTTENKSKPDFLFPSFKAYHDISYPPEKLILLGAKTTCKDRWRQVLAEGDRVPNKHLVTIQPGISHSQLSEMKSKSLQLVVPYQLWESYPESVRVELISLKQFIALVLAKN; from the coding sequence ATGGATCACAGGCTAAGAGATATTTTTCGAGTCGCTGCAGGCAAGCATTTAAGTGCTGTGGATGCTGATCTTTCTCGATCTCATCAACATGAGATAGGAGGGCTTGTAAAAGTCGGTTTTGGTGAGGTGCTCGGCAGGCCAGGGAAAGAAGAAGCATTTAGATTTGCCTGTAAGATGGTTTACATCACTGATGAAATGGAAGAACCACTGATAGAAGACGATCATGTCACTTGGTATGATTCTCGACGTAAATCCCCCCACCGTTCTCCTGAATACAGGCTTTACTATCATGACAATTCTGTCACTGAACTAATACAAGAAGGGGACTTTTTCCTAATCGCTCAGCAAACAAATGGTAATTTCTTGATGTGTTTTGCCCCTGCTGACACAAGCATAGAAGCTCAGCTAAGGAATCTATTCGGACTTACTAACCAGCTTGAAGAAAAATTTCAATCTTCTAAAATTAGCGACAAGCAACTTCTTCTTCCAGTACAGCTTTTACTGGAGCAGGTAGGTATAAACTTTGAACTAGAACATGAAGAAAATGAAGTTTTACTAGGAACTTTACTTGAGCTCTTTCCACAAGGTTTACCTAAATCACATGAATTTTCAGAACTGGCGAGGAGTCGTCGACCAGCAAGTCCATTAGCCCACCCCGATGAAGCATTAATGACCTGGTTAGCAGAAGAAGAACTTCTATTTAGGACTTATGAGCGGTATCTTGTTCGCAATCGATTACTCCAAGGATTTGGGCATGATGGGGGTGATGTTGATGCGTTCGTCGATTTCTCTTTAAGCGTTCAAAATCGAAGAAAATCACGAGTTGGTTTTGCCTTCGAAAACCATTTAAGCCATTTATTCAAATTACACGGCTTAACGTTTGAAAAAGGTTCATCAAAAAATACAACTGAAAACAAGTCAAAACCTGATTTCCTTTTTCCATCATTTAAGGCATACCATGATATATCTTATCCTCCTGAGAAACTTATTTTACTTGGTGCAAAGACAACATGTAAAGATAGATGGAGGCAAGTTTTAGCTGAAGGCGATCGAGTGCCCAACAAGCATCTTGTAACAATACAGCCAGGCATAAGTCACTCACAATTATCAGAAATGAAGAGTAAATCTCTTCAACTCGTTGTTCCATATCAATTATGGGAGTCCTACCCTGAGAGCGTAAGGGTTGAACTAATTAGTTTAAAGCAATTCATAGCTTTAGTTTTAGCCAAAAATTAA
- a CDS encoding glycoside hydrolase family 43 protein has product MYTITNPILTGFNPDPSMCRQGEDYFIATSTFEWFPGVRIYHSRDLKNWRLVSTPLDRVSMLDMKGNPDSGGIWAPCLSYADGQFWLLYTDVKIVDSPWKNGRNFLVTAPSIEGPWSEPIPMGNGGFDPSLFHDDDGRKYYLYRPWGPRHHSNPHNTIVMQEFDPQTRTLSPERKTLFTGTPLCYTEGAHLYRKEGWYYLLVAEGGTSYEHAVVVLRARNIDGPYELHPDVTMMTSWHLPENPLQKSGHGSLLETHTGEWYMAYLTSRPQRLPGIPLLASGGRGYCSLGRETGIARIEWRDGWPYVEGGKHAQVTVPGPQMTESAAVTQDAWRDDFDGERLDPELQTLRIPFDDSLGSLRARKGFLRLYGNDSLNSTFTQSTVARRWQHVAFRAETRMAFSPRHFQQSAGLTCYYNSKNWSYCFVDYEEGKGRTLKVIQLDHNVPSWPLHEQPIPVPDEAQSVWLRVDVDRLVYRYSYSFDGETWQTVPVTYEAWKLSDDYIGGRGFFTGAFVGLHCEDISGDGCHADFDYFTYEPV; this is encoded by the coding sequence ATGTACACCATTACCAACCCGATCCTGACCGGCTTCAACCCGGACCCGTCGATGTGCCGTCAGGGCGAGGATTACTTCATCGCCACCTCGACCTTTGAGTGGTTTCCGGGCGTGCGTATTTACCACTCCCGCGACCTGAAAAACTGGCGGCTGGTGAGCACCCCGCTGGATCGCGTATCGATGCTGGATATGAAGGGCAACCCGGACTCCGGTGGGATCTGGGCCCCGTGCCTGAGCTACGCCGACGGGCAGTTCTGGCTGCTCTACACTGATGTGAAAATTGTCGATTCCCCGTGGAAAAACGGGCGCAACTTCCTTGTGACCGCTCCCTCCATTGAGGGGCCGTGGAGCGAGCCGATCCCGATGGGCAACGGCGGGTTCGATCCGTCTCTGTTCCATGACGACGATGGCCGCAAATACTACCTCTACCGCCCGTGGGGGCCGCGCCACCACAGCAATCCGCATAACACCATCGTGATGCAGGAGTTTGATCCGCAGACCCGCACGCTGTCGCCCGAGCGGAAAACCCTCTTCACCGGCACGCCGCTGTGCTACACCGAAGGGGCGCATCTCTACCGCAAGGAGGGCTGGTACTATCTGCTGGTCGCCGAGGGGGGCACCAGCTACGAGCACGCAGTGGTGGTGCTGCGGGCCAGAAACATCGACGGGCCTTATGAGCTGCACCCCGATGTGACGATGATGACCAGCTGGCACCTGCCGGAAAATCCGCTGCAAAAAAGCGGCCACGGCTCGCTTCTGGAAACCCACACCGGCGAGTGGTATATGGCGTATCTCACCAGCCGCCCCCAGCGCCTGCCGGGCATTCCGCTGCTGGCCTCCGGCGGGCGGGGCTACTGCTCCCTGGGGCGTGAGACGGGGATCGCGCGCATCGAATGGCGCGACGGCTGGCCATACGTCGAAGGGGGTAAACATGCTCAGGTGACGGTGCCGGGCCCGCAGATGACCGAGAGCGCAGCCGTGACGCAGGACGCCTGGCGGGACGACTTCGACGGCGAGCGCCTCGACCCGGAGCTGCAGACGTTGCGTATTCCGTTCGACGACTCACTTGGCTCGCTGCGGGCGCGTAAAGGCTTCCTGCGGCTGTACGGCAACGACTCGCTTAACTCGACCTTTACCCAGTCCACCGTGGCGCGCCGCTGGCAGCACGTCGCCTTTCGCGCCGAGACGCGCATGGCGTTTTCGCCGCGTCACTTCCAGCAGAGCGCCGGGTTAACCTGCTACTACAACAGCAAAAACTGGAGCTACTGCTTTGTCGATTATGAGGAGGGGAAGGGCAGAACCCTGAAGGTTATCCAGCTCGACCACAACGTGCCGTCATGGCCGCTGCACGAGCAGCCGATCCCGGTACCGGATGAGGCGCAAAGTGTGTGGCTGCGGGTGGATGTCGATCGTCTGGTCTACCGCTACAGCTACTCCTTTGACGGCGAGACGTGGCAGACCGTGCCGGTCACGTATGAGGCGTGGAAGCTGTCGGATGACTATATCGGCGGGCGTGGATTCTTTACCGGGGCCTTTGTCGGGCTGCACTGCGAAGATATCAGCGGCGACGGGTGTCACGCCGACTTCGACTACTTCACCTACGAGCCGGTATAA
- a CDS encoding topoisomerase II has product MMKKGLRIAIAVVVGMVAAGWFYRDNAPSTEQQLDTALSSMPVWQVIKEQEPAFRKQVQDEMLALQKAGKNEQQIIDTLQPKILKLQMARLQTAPDANVVAYMKLNMEQTAAMQKVSDDSCFRFLYPEVKGGVNPMRLLDKDLMQRRMQADVDMMRAAVGPHKHTVTPQEIKQAETDVVPIVQKLTTKYGDDIELLQAPQKGQGKEKQSCDLVQDLWNNVLALPEPNAAGLIRYAVSDL; this is encoded by the coding sequence ATGATGAAAAAGGGTTTACGTATCGCCATCGCCGTCGTGGTGGGTATGGTGGCAGCAGGTTGGTTTTATCGCGACAACGCGCCCAGCACCGAACAGCAGCTGGATACCGCGCTCAGCAGCATGCCGGTGTGGCAGGTGATCAAGGAGCAGGAGCCGGCCTTCCGCAAACAGGTGCAGGACGAGATGCTGGCTCTACAGAAAGCGGGTAAAAATGAGCAGCAGATTATCGACACCCTGCAGCCAAAGATTCTGAAGCTGCAGATGGCGCGCCTGCAAACCGCTCCGGACGCCAACGTGGTGGCGTATATGAAGCTCAACATGGAGCAGACCGCCGCCATGCAGAAGGTGAGCGATGACAGCTGCTTCCGCTTCCTCTACCCGGAGGTGAAGGGCGGCGTCAACCCGATGCGTCTGCTGGATAAGGATCTGATGCAACGCCGCATGCAGGCCGACGTCGACATGATGCGCGCCGCCGTTGGGCCGCATAAACACACGGTGACGCCGCAGGAGATTAAACAGGCCGAGACGGATGTGGTACCGATTGTCCAGAAGCTGACGACGAAGTACGGCGACGATATCGAGCTGCTGCAGGCCCCGCAAAAAGGGCAGGGCAAAGAGAAGCAGAGCTGCGACCTGGTGCAGGATCTGTGGAACAACGTGCTGGCCCTGCCGGAACCGAACGCCGCCGGGCTGATACGCTATGCGGTGTCGGACCTGTAA
- a CDS encoding IclR family transcriptional regulator, with amino-acid sequence MPIIQSVERALQILDLFNEQATELKITDISKQMGLSKSTLHSLLKTLQLHGYIDQNPENGKYRPGMKLVERGHFVVSTMDIRQKAKHFLTELSERTGQTTHLGILDGREGVYIEKIEGKLAAIAYSRIGRRLPVHATAIGKVLIAWLSDAELNTLLEGYQYTTFTPATLASREALLAALAQTREQGYALDSEENEQGVRCVSVPVRNHESRVIAALSLSTLTSRVDDDELARFREQLQEAGRQLSRALGYPA; translated from the coding sequence ATGCCTATTATTCAATCTGTTGAACGTGCCTTGCAGATCCTCGATCTGTTTAACGAACAGGCGACGGAACTTAAAATCACCGACATCAGTAAACAGATGGGCCTGAGTAAAAGCACCCTTCACTCGCTGCTCAAAACGCTGCAGCTGCACGGCTATATCGATCAGAACCCGGAGAACGGCAAATATCGCCCGGGCATGAAGCTGGTCGAGCGCGGTCACTTCGTGGTGAGCACCATGGATATTCGCCAGAAGGCGAAGCATTTTCTGACCGAGCTGTCGGAGCGCACCGGGCAGACCACCCATCTGGGCATTCTGGACGGGCGCGAAGGGGTCTATATCGAAAAGATTGAAGGCAAGCTGGCGGCCATCGCCTATTCGCGCATTGGCCGTCGCCTGCCGGTACATGCCACCGCCATCGGCAAAGTGCTGATCGCCTGGCTGAGCGACGCTGAGCTGAACACCCTGCTGGAAGGCTATCAGTACACCACCTTTACTCCGGCGACGCTGGCCTCCCGCGAGGCGCTGCTGGCCGCGCTGGCGCAAACCCGCGAGCAGGGTTATGCCCTGGACAGCGAAGAGAACGAACAGGGGGTGCGCTGCGTGTCGGTCCCGGTGCGTAACCATGAGTCCCGGGTCATCGCCGCCCTGAGCCTGTCGACCTTAACCTCCCGCGTGGACGACGACGAACTGGCCCGCTTTCGCGAGCAGCTGCAGGAGGCCGGGCGCCAGCTCTCACGCGCGCTGGGCTACCCGGCCTGA